One part of the Sneathia vaginalis genome encodes these proteins:
- a CDS encoding class I SAM-dependent DNA methyltransferase, producing MHKEFASIYDEFTKYVDYNSWYKFLRKYIKKPDKILDIGCGTATITSMFFKDKFDVVGLDISEEMLKYAKIKNNKIKYVCLDIQKEYIQDKFKYITCNFDTVNYLEDFNKFISHCSKMQDEGGILIFDIVTEDIFDEIFESDIFLDEEENYTAIWTHKKEKKNRHRIDISIFKKEKSNIYTRYDEHHKKYIYEMEEVIDGLNNNGYVLYDVAKNPKYGYSRIFVIAKKE from the coding sequence ATGCATAAAGAATTTGCTAGTATATATGATGAATTCACAAAATATGTAGACTATAATTCATGGTATAAGTTTTTAAGAAAATACATTAAAAAACCTGATAAAATATTGGATATAGGTTGCGGGACTGCAACAATAACAAGTATGTTTTTTAAAGATAAGTTTGATGTAGTAGGTCTTGATATATCAGAAGAAATGTTAAAGTATGCGAAAATAAAAAACAATAAGATTAAGTATGTGTGTTTAGACATACAAAAAGAATATATACAAGATAAATTCAAATATATTACTTGTAACTTTGATACAGTAAACTATTTAGAAGATTTTAATAAATTCATTAGTCATTGTTCAAAGATGCAAGATGAGGGTGGAATATTAATCTTTGATATAGTAACAGAAGATATATTCGATGAGATATTTGAATCTGATATATTTCTAGATGAAGAAGAAAACTATACAGCAATTTGGACTCATAAAAAAGAAAAAAAGAATAGACATCGTATAGACATTAGTATATTCAAAAAAGAAAAATCTAATATCTATACTAGATATGATGAGCATCATAAAAAATATATATACGAAATGGAAGAAGTCATTGATGGATTAAATAATAATGGATATGTACTTTATGATGTAGCTAAAAATCCTAAGTATGGATATTCTCGTATATTTGTTATAGCTAAGAAAGAATAA
- a CDS encoding aspartate kinase, with product MVVHKYGGSSVATTEKILDIAKSLKEIYDKKEQIVVVVSAMGKTTNKLISLAHEITSNPDKREMDRLMSTGENQTIALLSIALNSLGVPSVSYTGEQLEIKTKGVHMKNTIESINKDKILKALDENKVVIVAGFQGVNAIGDVTTLGRGGSDTTAVALSCVLKCKCEIYTDVDGIYRIDPRIYSDAKKIQNISYEEMMELAYLGAGVMEPRAIELGYKYGVPIYVGKTLGLKNGTNITKERNNMEDQEITGISVNSNTLMVTIDGIPTYAHNLEPIFQKASELGINIDIISHNDVISENGSIAFTTPRTDENLIKELFDSVKISADTKILINKNVVKVSLVGIGMMTHGSVVAKIFNVLSENNLSFHQISTSEISISLIVDESISNQVASLLAKKFNI from the coding sequence ATGGTAGTACATAAATATGGAGGTTCATCAGTTGCAACAACTGAAAAGATACTAGATATAGCTAAGAGTTTAAAAGAGATATATGATAAAAAAGAACAAATAGTTGTCGTAGTTTCAGCAATGGGTAAAACAACAAATAAGCTAATAAGTTTAGCACATGAAATTACCTCAAATCCAGATAAAAGGGAAATGGATAGATTGATGTCTACTGGAGAAAATCAAACTATAGCCCTACTTTCAATAGCACTAAATAGTTTAGGTGTACCAAGTGTCTCATATACAGGAGAACAATTAGAAATTAAAACTAAAGGCGTACACATGAAAAATACTATTGAAAGTATTAATAAGGATAAGATATTAAAGGCCTTAGATGAAAATAAGGTAGTAATAGTAGCAGGATTTCAAGGTGTGAATGCTATAGGAGATGTAACAACTTTAGGTAGAGGAGGATCCGATACAACAGCTGTTGCACTTTCTTGTGTTTTGAAATGTAAGTGCGAAATTTATACTGATGTAGATGGTATTTACAGAATAGATCCAAGAATATATAGTGATGCTAAAAAAATACAAAATATTAGCTATGAAGAAATGATGGAATTAGCATATTTAGGTGCAGGGGTTATGGAACCAAGAGCCATAGAATTAGGATATAAATATGGTGTCCCTATATACGTAGGTAAAACATTAGGATTAAAGAATGGAACAAATATAACTAAGGAGAGAAACAATATGGAAGATCAAGAAATAACAGGTATATCTGTTAATTCTAATACTTTAATGGTTACAATTGATGGTATACCTACATATGCACATAATTTAGAACCAATATTTCAAAAAGCGAGTGAATTAGGAATTAATATAGATATAATAAGTCATAATGATGTAATATCAGAAAATGGTAGTATAGCATTTACTACACCTAGAACAGATGAAAATTTAATAAAAGAACTATTTGATAGCGTAAAAATTAGTGCTGATACAAAGATATTGATAAATAAAAATGTTGTCAAAGTTTCATTAGTTGGTATAGGTATGATGACACATGGTAGCGTAGTAGCTAAGATATTTAATGTGTTGTCTGAAAATAATTTGAGCTTTCACCAAATATCAACATCAGAAATTAGTATTTCATTAATAGTAGATGAAAGTATATCAAATCAAGTAGCCAGCTTATTAGCAAAGAAATTTAATATTTAG
- the dapA gene encoding 4-hydroxy-tetrahydrodipicolinate synthase has protein sequence MRLFGAYVALVTPFKDDLSVDYEKLKELVEFQIENKISGIVVCGTTGETPTLTDEEYEKVVGTVVKTVNKRVQVIAGAGSNCTKKAVDLAKKCRELNVDSILVTCPFYNKPTQRGLMRHYEEVAKVGLPVIIYNVPGRTGVNILPETVAELSKIPNIIGIKEASGSIEQMIEIHKLCRPNFNILSGEDHLIMPMSAIGCTGVISVTANILPKRVSEFFTLEGEEKLAMHEYLYDISRNLFIEGNPVTIKEAMDILNLCKNNLRLPLVKASSETREKLIKLFKSKGIL, from the coding sequence ATGAGATTATTTGGAGCATACGTAGCATTAGTAACACCATTTAAAGATGATTTAAGTGTGGACTATGAAAAATTAAAAGAATTAGTAGAATTTCAAATAGAAAATAAGATATCTGGTATAGTAGTTTGTGGAACAACAGGAGAAACACCTACTCTAACAGATGAAGAATATGAAAAAGTTGTTGGGACTGTTGTAAAAACAGTTAATAAGAGAGTGCAAGTCATAGCAGGTGCTGGGTCAAATTGTACAAAAAAAGCAGTAGACTTAGCTAAAAAATGTAGAGAACTTAATGTAGATAGCATATTAGTTACTTGTCCTTTCTATAATAAGCCAACACAAAGAGGATTAATGAGACATTATGAAGAAGTAGCAAAAGTAGGATTACCAGTAATAATATACAATGTTCCTGGTAGAACTGGTGTAAATATTTTACCAGAAACTGTAGCAGAATTATCTAAGATTCCTAATATTATAGGAATAAAAGAAGCAAGTGGTAGTATAGAACAAATGATAGAAATACATAAATTATGTAGACCAAACTTTAATATATTATCAGGTGAGGATCATTTAATAATGCCTATGAGTGCTATAGGTTGTACTGGTGTAATATCTGTTACAGCTAATATATTACCAAAAAGAGTTTCAGAATTCTTCACTTTAGAAGGAGAAGAAAAATTAGCAATGCATGAATACCTATATGATATAAGTAGAAACCTATTTATCGAAGGTAATCCTGTTACAATAAAAGAAGCAATGGACATATTAAATTTATGTAAGAATAATTTAAGATTACCACTAGTTAAGGCAAGTAGTGAAACAAGAGAAAAATTAATAAAACTATTCAAATCTAAGGGGATTTTATGA
- the dapF gene encoding diaminopimelate epimerase, with amino-acid sequence MRFTKYQGLGNDFLIVDEELDEKTIIFLCDRHFGVGADGVIIQEFKDNVPFMKFFNQDGSRAKMCGNGIRCYADYLYHKNLDYTTIDTLAGLKKVEKVGSEYKVFMGKAENLEIKDGYYNIFTGTNHLVIISNKGIEYLKEIGPKLQKKYDTNVNLVNVLDRENIDIYTYERGVGITLACGTGACASAYVANKLNLVDKNVNVHLLGGDLKIFLTDEGIYMQGSAKKVFEGEIK; translated from the coding sequence ATGAGATTTACAAAATATCAAGGTTTAGGTAATGATTTTCTAATAGTAGATGAAGAACTAGATGAAAAAACAATAATCTTCTTATGTGATAGACACTTTGGAGTGGGTGCAGATGGTGTAATTATACAAGAATTTAAAGATAATGTACCATTTATGAAGTTTTTTAATCAAGATGGAAGTCGTGCTAAAATGTGTGGTAATGGTATTAGATGTTATGCAGATTATCTTTATCATAAGAATTTAGACTATACAACAATAGATACTTTAGCGGGCCTAAAAAAAGTAGAAAAAGTAGGCAGTGAGTATAAGGTATTTATGGGTAAGGCAGAAAATCTTGAAATAAAGGATGGATACTATAACATATTTACAGGGACTAATCATTTGGTGATAATATCTAATAAAGGAATAGAATATTTAAAAGAAATAGGTCCTAAATTACAAAAAAAGTATGACACAAATGTAAATTTAGTTAATGTATTAGATAGAGAAAATATAGACATATACACCTATGAAAGAGGTGTTGGTATAACACTTGCTTGTGGAACAGGAGCTTGTGCAAGTGCTTATGTGGCAAATAAATTAAATTTAGTAGATAAAAATGTTAATGTTCATCTATTAGGAGGAGATTTAAAGATATTCTTAACTGATGAAGGTATATATATGCAAGGAAGTGCAAAAAAAGTATTTGAAGGAGAAATAAAATGA
- a CDS encoding aspartate-semialdehyde dehydrogenase, with protein sequence MSVNVAVVGATGLVGQTMLKVLNERNFPINKLYLYASKRSKGKKIKYQDKEYTVIELTKENIANDIDIALFSAGASTSNEFAQEFVNKGAIVIDNSSCFRMDDDKALVVPEVNSETIPDKGIIANPNCSTITVMPALKYLSDKYGLERVVYSTYQSVSGAGMGGLNDLDNNLKGEKSQKFDDQIAFNLIPYIDKFQDSGYTKEEEKMINESRKILGLKDLRVTATCVRVPVRYSHGVSVNVELKKDFDLKDLIEGLSKAKGVVVSNEIHPTPLKVEGKDETYVGRIRRDNSVKYGLNLWIVADNIRKGAATNAVEIAQEILKKREE encoded by the coding sequence ATGAGTGTAAATGTTGCAGTAGTAGGAGCAACGGGTTTAGTTGGTCAAACAATGTTAAAGGTATTAAATGAAAGAAATTTTCCTATTAATAAGCTATACCTTTATGCATCTAAAAGATCTAAAGGTAAGAAGATAAAATATCAAGATAAGGAATATACAGTAATAGAATTGACTAAGGAAAATATAGCAAACGATATAGACATCGCCCTATTTTCAGCAGGAGCTAGTACATCTAATGAATTTGCACAAGAATTTGTAAATAAAGGTGCAATAGTAATTGATAATAGTAGTTGCTTTAGAATGGATGATGATAAAGCTTTAGTAGTACCAGAAGTTAATAGTGAAACTATACCAGATAAGGGAATTATTGCCAATCCTAATTGTTCTACTATTACAGTTATGCCAGCACTAAAATACTTAAGTGATAAGTATGGTTTAGAAAGAGTTGTATATTCTACATATCAATCTGTTTCAGGAGCTGGAATGGGTGGACTAAATGATTTAGATAATAATCTAAAAGGAGAAAAGAGTCAAAAATTTGATGATCAAATAGCTTTTAACTTAATACCATATATAGATAAATTTCAAGATTCAGGTTATACAAAAGAAGAAGAAAAAATGATAAATGAATCAAGAAAGATTTTAGGATTAAAAGATTTAAGAGTTACAGCAACTTGTGTTAGAGTGCCAGTTAGATACTCACATGGGGTAAGTGTAAATGTTGAATTAAAAAAAGATTTTGACTTAAAAGATCTAATAGAAGGATTAAGTAAAGCAAAGGGAGTTGTTGTTTCAAATGAAATTCACCCTACTCCTTTAAAAGTTGAGGGTAAAGATGAAACATATGTTGGTCGTATTAGAAGAGATAATTCGGTAAAATATGGATTGAATCTTTGGATAGTTGCAGATAATATTAGAAAAGGGGCAGCGACAAATGCAGTTGAAATAGCACAAGAAATTTTAAAAAAAAGGGAGGAATAA
- a CDS encoding V-type ATP synthase subunit I, with amino-acid sequence MAILNMSRFNLIVFEHDKKEILNSLQNFREVDFRQSDIKEFGYDNFLSSDIEEIEDNIFKLDQVIKKLRKYEKAKGALKSLKDGQKTFTYSELKEFTKNHDFKKVVDEVTKLQFDYDANLKTIENARIKIQDYTPLLELDISNKEIHSLKQVFCNIGMIPTKYLSNLENDEIYYEVINKTVKESLVCIVSKNNNKDLVKEILRKSNFNKLSLSLEKKPCEYIEEFNKEIEEKTNVNNDIVEKFKQYADDIEDLEVCYEYYCNEKLREIKSEGFGKTDELVVLEGFIPTEKENEFKKQIEDVCSNYYYLTMEKVAKTSNDAPIKLKNGKFSDAFEGLVKTYSMPSYNEIDPTPLVAPFYWLFFGMMVADFGYGLLVTILSGIVLKTCNLKEAMRKNVKFFFYLGFSIMLWGAIYGSYFSLPLGIPGLINPTTDYNTILKLSIVIGLIHVFVGLGAKAYMQIRDGKPLDAFYDVGLWYLTLTTVILLLLGKYMGFNPIAMKVIKYIMILSMIGIILTGGREVKNIGGRIGLGVYSLYGISGYMGDLISYARLMALGLSGGFIALSVNQICAMVGFKPATIIFVIIIFVFGQTFNILLSLLGAYVHSARLIYVEFFGKFYEGGGKEFKDFKIDEKYINIKEDK; translated from the coding sequence ATGGCTATATTAAACATGAGTAGATTTAATTTAATAGTATTTGAACATGACAAGAAAGAAATATTGAATTCATTACAAAATTTCAGAGAAGTAGACTTTAGACAAAGTGATATAAAGGAATTTGGATATGACAATTTTCTTTCAAGTGATATAGAAGAAATTGAAGATAATATTTTTAAATTAGATCAAGTAATAAAAAAATTAAGAAAGTATGAAAAAGCAAAAGGAGCACTAAAGAGTCTAAAAGACGGCCAAAAGACTTTTACTTATTCAGAACTTAAAGAATTTACTAAAAATCATGACTTTAAAAAAGTCGTAGATGAAGTAACAAAATTACAATTTGATTATGATGCAAATTTAAAGACTATTGAAAATGCAAGAATAAAGATACAAGATTATACACCTTTATTAGAATTAGATATATCTAATAAGGAAATACACAGTTTAAAACAAGTATTTTGTAATATAGGTATGATACCAACAAAATATTTAAGTAATTTAGAAAATGATGAAATATATTACGAAGTAATAAATAAGACTGTAAAGGAAAGTCTAGTTTGTATTGTTTCAAAGAATAATAATAAAGATTTAGTAAAAGAAATATTGAGAAAAAGTAATTTCAATAAGCTAAGTCTTAGTTTAGAAAAGAAGCCTTGTGAATATATCGAAGAGTTTAATAAAGAAATCGAAGAAAAGACTAATGTAAACAACGATATAGTAGAAAAATTCAAACAATATGCTGATGATATCGAAGATTTAGAAGTATGTTATGAATACTATTGCAATGAAAAATTAAGAGAAATAAAGAGTGAAGGCTTTGGAAAAACTGATGAATTAGTAGTATTGGAAGGATTTATTCCAACTGAAAAGGAAAATGAATTTAAAAAACAAATTGAAGATGTATGTAGTAACTACTATTACCTAACAATGGAAAAAGTTGCTAAGACTTCAAATGATGCACCTATAAAATTAAAGAACGGTAAGTTCTCAGATGCATTTGAAGGTTTAGTTAAAACATATTCAATGCCAAGCTATAATGAAATAGATCCTACTCCATTAGTAGCACCATTCTATTGGCTATTCTTTGGTATGATGGTAGCAGACTTTGGATACGGATTATTAGTTACAATACTATCAGGTATAGTTCTTAAAACTTGTAACTTAAAGGAAGCAATGAGAAAGAATGTTAAATTCTTCTTCTACTTAGGATTTTCAATAATGCTTTGGGGAGCAATATATGGATCATACTTTAGCTTGCCACTAGGTATACCTGGTTTAATTAATCCAACAACAGACTATAACACAATATTGAAATTATCAATTGTTATCGGTTTAATTCATGTATTTGTTGGACTTGGTGCTAAAGCATATATGCAAATAAGAGATGGAAAACCTTTAGATGCCTTTTATGATGTAGGATTATGGTATTTAACTTTAACTACTGTAATATTACTACTATTAGGAAAGTATATGGGATTCAACCCAATAGCTATGAAGGTAATTAAATACATAATGATACTTTCAATGATAGGTATAATCCTAACTGGAGGTAGAGAAGTTAAAAATATAGGTGGAAGAATAGGTCTTGGAGTTTATTCACTATATGGAATATCTGGATATATGGGAGACTTAATATCATATGCACGTTTAATGGCTCTAGGTCTATCAGGTGGATTTATAGCATTATCAGTTAACCAAATTTGTGCAATGGTAGGATTTAAACCAGCTACAATAATATTTGTAATTATCATCTTTGTGTTTGGACAAACATTTAACATACTATTATCACTATTAGGTGCATATGTGCACTCAGCAAGACTAATATATGTTGAATTCTTTGGAAAATTCTATGAAGGTGGAGGAAAAGAATTTAAAGATTTTAAAATAGACGAAAAATATATTAACATAAAAGAAGATAAATAA
- a CDS encoding V-type ATP synthase subunit K, with the protein MEALKQTGVFFGMLGIALSVILAGMGSAKGVGMVGEAASAVVIDEPEKFGKSLILQLLPGSQGLYGFAIGLLALGKLSNELTTLQGFLILVACLPVGIVGYYSAIAQAKVSVAGITILIKNESQQIKGVVYAVMVEIYALLAFVISFILISR; encoded by the coding sequence ATGGAAGCTTTAAAACAAACAGGTGTATTTTTTGGAATGTTAGGGATAGCATTATCAGTAATTTTAGCTGGTATGGGATCAGCTAAAGGTGTAGGTATGGTTGGGGAAGCTGCCTCAGCAGTTGTAATAGATGAACCAGAAAAATTCGGTAAATCATTAATACTTCAATTACTACCAGGTTCACAAGGATTATACGGATTTGCAATTGGACTATTAGCACTAGGTAAATTAAGCAATGAATTAACTACTTTACAAGGATTCTTAATTTTAGTAGCTTGCTTACCAGTAGGTATAGTTGGATATTATTCAGCAATAGCACAAGCAAAAGTATCAGTAGCAGGAATTACAATCTTAATTAAAAATGAAAGTCAACAAATTAAGGGAGTTGTTTATGCAGTTATGGTTGAAATATATGCCCTATTAGCATTCGTTATTTCATTCATACTAATCAGTAGATAA
- a CDS encoding V-type ATP synthase subunit E, which translates to MGNLERITAKIVEEANEKANFILNDAKNQSEDILVKANIRANDAVEELKKEYDSKEKTELDRVRSSIALKSRNTILKAKQESISYIFDELYKKIKGLPLDKMKEYILKTLSGRTLKENEKLVLPKEYEGMDLGIEYVLSDKIDTGFLIEKNGIYENYTLEALIELKKDEIEAQIQENIFF; encoded by the coding sequence ATGGGAAATTTAGAAAGAATAACAGCTAAAATAGTAGAAGAAGCTAACGAAAAGGCTAATTTCATTCTGAATGATGCTAAAAACCAATCTGAAGATATTTTAGTAAAAGCAAATATTAGAGCTAATGATGCTGTAGAAGAATTAAAAAAAGAATACGACTCAAAAGAAAAAACAGAATTAGATAGAGTAAGATCTAGTATTGCATTAAAAAGTAGAAATACTATACTTAAAGCAAAACAAGAATCAATAAGCTATATATTTGATGAATTGTATAAAAAGATTAAAGGACTTCCTTTAGACAAAATGAAAGAATATATACTTAAAACATTAAGTGGAAGAACTTTAAAAGAAAATGAAAAATTAGTATTACCTAAAGAATATGAAGGAATGGATTTAGGAATAGAATATGTATTAAGTGATAAAATAGATACAGGATTTTTAATTGAAAAAAATGGAATTTATGAAAACTATACTTTGGAGGCTTTAATTGAACTTAAAAAAGATGAAATTGAAGCTCAAATACAAGAAAATATATTTTTCTAG
- a CDS encoding V-type ATPase subunit has translation MIDRMNYVQTAARVKVKEKKLLNKAKLNRMIDADSALDILKILSETDYSKSMAGVSDNNSFEEILKNESERVYKFATDVAKDCQDCVKVFKLKGIFQNLKLTLKNKIKGESVEEIDEEYLGEYDLAMKEYEKNKDVQAAVILLDRLYFERLEKLCKKLDLEILNEYFKLSLNSYNLLTFLRLKNQKRSYKYAKFCIFFDDDLLRIYEQDSNYIASLEKYFDDKNMWSLYQKDQKISVIEKVLENKVVELIKKYKNINYGIEPVITYILAKEYEMKAIRLIMTGKINKIPNEVIKERLREIYV, from the coding sequence ATGATAGACAGAATGAATTATGTTCAAACTGCAGCCAGAGTAAAAGTAAAAGAAAAAAAATTACTAAATAAAGCAAAATTAAATCGTATGATAGATGCAGACAGTGCATTAGATATACTTAAAATATTAAGCGAAACTGACTATAGTAAAAGTATGGCAGGTGTAAGCGATAATAATTCATTTGAAGAAATTTTGAAAAATGAATCAGAAAGAGTGTATAAGTTTGCAACTGATGTAGCTAAAGATTGTCAAGATTGTGTTAAAGTATTTAAGCTAAAAGGTATATTTCAAAATTTAAAATTAACCTTGAAGAATAAGATAAAGGGTGAAAGTGTAGAAGAAATTGATGAAGAATACCTTGGTGAATATGATTTAGCAATGAAAGAATACGAAAAGAATAAAGATGTACAAGCTGCGGTTATACTACTTGATAGATTGTATTTTGAAAGATTAGAAAAGCTTTGTAAGAAGTTAGATCTTGAAATATTGAATGAATACTTTAAACTTAGTCTTAATTCATATAACTTATTAACTTTTTTAAGACTTAAAAATCAAAAAAGATCATATAAATATGCAAAGTTCTGTATATTTTTTGATGATGACTTGTTAAGAATATATGAACAAGATTCAAACTATATTGCATCATTGGAAAAATATTTCGATGATAAAAATATGTGGTCTTTATACCAAAAAGATCAAAAGATATCAGTTATAGAAAAGGTATTGGAAAATAAGGTTGTTGAATTAATAAAAAAATACAAAAATATCAATTATGGTATAGAACCAGTAATAACATATATACTAGCAAAAGAATATGAAATGAAGGCTATTAGATTAATAATGACAGGTAAGATTAATAAGATACCTAATGAGGTAATAAAAGAAAGATTGAGGGAAATTTATGTATAA
- a CDS encoding V-type ATP synthase subunit F, whose amino-acid sequence MYKLAVIGDKDSIISFKVLGVDIYPVDFTEDTEELANNIKKVIEHLVYKGYGIIFITEEYAKYSKNVIDRYKGQTLPMITLIPSNRGSLNIGMSKIDENIEKAIGTNIL is encoded by the coding sequence ATGTATAAATTAGCAGTAATTGGTGACAAAGATTCAATAATTTCCTTTAAAGTATTAGGTGTTGATATATATCCTGTAGATTTTACAGAAGATACTGAAGAATTAGCTAACAATATTAAAAAAGTAATAGAACACCTAGTATATAAGGGATATGGAATAATATTTATTACTGAAGAATATGCAAAATATTCTAAAAATGTAATTGATAGATACAAAGGACAAACACTACCTATGATTACATTGATTCCAAGTAATAGAGGAAGTTTAAATATTGGAATGAGTAAAATTGATGAAAATATTGAAAAAGCAATAGGTACAAATATATTATAG
- a CDS encoding V-type ATP synthase subunit A, with protein MKVGKIVKVSGPLVVAENMDEANVYDVVKVGEKKLIGEIIEMRGDRASIQVYEETAGIGPGEPVISTGEPLSVELGPGLLENMFDGIQRPLDMIREQVGDFLEKGVEVKPLNREKKWTFKKLKNVGDKVSTGDILGVVQETEVIEHKIMVPYGVEGIVEDIKEGDFTIEETVAVVAGKNICMLQKWPVRRGRRYKKKINPTEPLITGQRVIDTFFPVTKGGTACVPGPFGSGKTVVQHQFAKWGDAQIVVYIGCGERGNEMTDVLMEFPEIIDPKTGQSLMKRTVLIANTSNMPVAAREASIYTGITIGEYYRDMGYSVSIMADSTSRWAEALREMSGRLEEMPGDEGYPAYLSSRAAEFYERAGKVVCFGEGDRIGALTVIGAVSPPGGDISEPVSQATLRIVKVFWGLDSTLAYRRHFPAINWLNSYSLYQTKVDEWMDQNVSSTFSKRRKQAMKLLQEESNLQEVVRLVGKDTLSQEDQLKLEAAKSIREDFLQQNAFHEQDTFTSLDKQDKMLTMVLDYYNESVKALKNGVYLGNLLNLPIREKIARAKYVDEKEISKLDDIIKSIPKEIEGLISAVKEEVL; from the coding sequence TTGAAAGTCGGTAAAATAGTAAAAGTTTCAGGACCCTTAGTTGTAGCGGAAAACATGGACGAAGCAAATGTGTATGACGTTGTTAAAGTTGGGGAAAAGAAACTTATAGGTGAAATAATAGAAATGAGAGGCGATAGAGCTTCAATCCAAGTCTATGAAGAAACAGCTGGAATAGGGCCTGGAGAACCTGTAATTTCAACAGGAGAACCTTTAAGTGTTGAATTAGGACCAGGATTATTAGAAAATATGTTTGATGGTATTCAAAGACCACTAGATATGATTAGAGAACAAGTTGGAGACTTCTTAGAAAAAGGTGTAGAAGTAAAGCCATTAAATAGAGAAAAGAAATGGACATTTAAGAAATTAAAAAATGTTGGTGATAAGGTAAGTACAGGTGATATTTTAGGAGTAGTACAAGAAACTGAAGTAATAGAACATAAAATAATGGTTCCATATGGAGTTGAAGGTATTGTTGAAGACATTAAAGAAGGTGACTTCACAATAGAAGAAACTGTTGCTGTAGTCGCAGGAAAGAATATATGTATGTTACAAAAATGGCCAGTACGTCGTGGAAGAAGATATAAGAAGAAGATAAACCCTACAGAACCATTAATAACAGGACAAAGAGTTATAGATACATTCTTCCCAGTAACTAAAGGAGGAACTGCCTGTGTACCAGGTCCATTTGGATCAGGTAAAACTGTAGTACAACACCAATTTGCAAAATGGGGAGATGCACAAATAGTTGTGTATATCGGATGTGGTGAACGTGGAAATGAAATGACAGACGTTTTAATGGAATTCCCAGAAATTATAGACCCTAAGACTGGACAATCACTTATGAAAAGAACAGTCTTAATTGCAAATACTTCAAATATGCCAGTTGCAGCCCGTGAAGCTTCAATATATACTGGTATAACAATAGGTGAATATTATAGAGACATGGGATATTCAGTTTCAATAATGGCAGATTCAACATCAAGATGGGCAGAAGCATTAAGAGAAATGTCAGGTCGTCTAGAAGAAATGCCAGGGGACGAAGGATATCCAGCATACCTTTCATCAAGAGCAGCAGAATTCTATGAAAGAGCAGGAAAAGTAGTATGCTTTGGTGAAGGAGATAGAATAGGAGCATTAACAGTTATAGGTGCTGTTTCACCTCCAGGTGGAGATATATCAGAACCAGTATCACAAGCAACACTTAGAATAGTTAAGGTATTCTGGGGACTAGATTCAACATTAGCATACAGAAGACACTTCCCAGCTATAAACTGGTTAAATTCATATTCTCTATACCAAACAAAAGTAGACGAATGGATGGATCAAAATGTTTCTAGTACTTTCTCTAAGAGAAGAAAACAAGCTATGAAACTATTACAAGAAGAATCAAATTTACAAGAAGTTGTTAGATTGGTAGGTAAAGATACATTATCACAAGAAGATCAATTGAAATTAGAAGCTGCTAAGAGTATAAGAGAAGACTTCTTACAACAAAATGCCTTCCATGAACAAGATACATTTACATCATTAGATAAACAAGATAAAATGTTAACTATGGTTCTAGATTACTATAACGAATCAGTAAAAGCTCTAAAAAATGGTGTATATCTTGGGAATCTATTAAATTTACCTATAAGAGAAAAAATAGCAAGAGCAAAATATGTAGATGAAAAAGAAATATCTAAGTTAGATGATATTATTAAATCAATACCTAAAGAAATTGAAGGTTTAATTAGTGCAGTTAAGGAGGAAGTATTATGA